ttctctataagatcttttaaaaaaagacaactcaagaaaagatatttttttaaaagctcACCCAAACAAGTCCACTCTCTTTTCTTTATCTCTCTGAGTATACGTtgcaatatatataatattagtatcatctttattatattgagataataattatgataaatattattactaaattatctaattatacttttttattttatatcttatttatttgtttattttacaacacctaaaagttatttcttttgcttcacaCGCCTGCAAGATTTGTAAAACCCCCCTTGAAAATCCAGATATTACAATCACATCCCAAAAGAATAACAAATTACATAAATCCAAAGAAAGAGAGAAACCACAAAACAGCCCCAAATCCAGCGAtcaacaaaaatgaaaaaaagaaaaacacataaGTGTTGGGAACCCAAGATTTTGGGCCATAAAGACACACGTGCAATTATAACTAACGACCCAAtccaaaaccaaaaccaaaaccaaaaccaagattctatctttctctctctctcaagtGTCAATACACAAACAATAATCTCTATCCACAGTTTTTGCCTGTCACGCTCACTCTTTCGCAACACAGATTCTCCAATTTCCGTTTCCCACTCTCTCCAAACCCCATTACATGTTCTCCGCGGAGGTTTTCGGCGTCTTCGCCGTCCATGGCGCCGATGTATCTCCGGCTCCCGCCACTGCCACGAACACTAACTACACCAGCTGCTTCAAAAAACCCGCGCCTTCTTCTCATAGCGTGGTGAACACTGTGAGGTTCCCAAAGGCTTCTTCCGCCACTCTCTGTCGCTGCAGCGTTGACTCAAAGTCCGCCGTCGGCGGTGAAGTTTTCTCGGTGACGCCGTCCGGCAAGTCTGACGTGGACTACCTTGGTGAGAGCACCAAAGGCGATTTGAACGTTAAGTTGGAACACCTCGAAGCTTTTGgtaaaaagaaaggaaaaataaaaaattttctccTATTTTGTTCTATTATTTGTCCTTTTTAAGGTGTGCATTGTTGTGTTAGTTGAAGTGAATAGCTTTATCAGTTTATATGTTAGATTCTGCTATATCATGATGGACCCAACATTCTCTTTTCATCATAtgttgtaatatatatatatatatatatatatatatatatatatatatatatatatatatatatatatattgaactTTCCCACCAAAGGTTGTAGTGTTTCTCGGTTTTACTAGTTTACTACAATTCTTGTTAACTCCTTTGTTTGGTTGTAATGAGTTATTGGTAACGTTTGTGGTGTTATTTATGTTGCAAGCAAAGTGGATAATGGTTTCTCCCTCGTAGGAATTGATGGTAATGGCGCACTAGAAGGTCCAATTGAAGAAGTGGCTAGGGCAGAGACTATTGAAGCAGAAGATTTGCTGAAAGACTTGGGTATTCCGGTATGTAAAGCCTACCGATTTTGCTTACTTGCTGCGTTTTATAGTTTGTGATATGTTTGCCAAGAAAGAAACTGTGGTCTCCTTCACTTTATGGGTTCTATTAGTTGATGAATGAACGTGTGATCAATATGATAGCAGTCTGCTACTATCTGGACTTTTGTGTGTATCTATGTCGTTACTCATTATCAAATCCATCTCAACACAGGAATAAAATGATAATGTTGGTTACACATACCATAAGTTCATAAGTATGGTTTTGTGAAGATCCACCTTTAATATTTTCAAGTAGGATAGCATAAAGGGGTGTTGTTATAAGGTAAGTTACAATATCCCTGCCCCTAGGTTTGCAAAACCTAAGTGAACCACCTGACTACATTTACAGAGTGTACATGCTTTTCTGATAATTAGCTCCAGTTGTATATCAAAGAAGTCCGGGTCCCTACGATGCGATTAACTTTTTTATGGTTCCTACTCATGGGAGCCTTCCATGTGATCATATTGGATAAATATCAACCTTATTACGAAGGCCAACTAACTGCTTTATTACTTGATATTGTCTTATGTAATCATTGTTTCTGATCGGCAAACTGATTTCttctctatatatatttttttctcttcgCATGGGATGTTGACGGAGTTATCCGATTTCATTATGTAAGTAACACTCTTTTTTAATCTTCGTGCAGAGTCCTTCTTCAGCTAGAAATTCACCTCGTGGAATATTCTGCAGCCGTACATTGAACCTGCGGTCAATTAGTGCCATTGGATATGACATGGACTATACCTTGGTCCATTATAATGTGATGGTATTCATCTGTTCCATATTAGTATATCATATAGTCTGTATGAACTTACAAGTTTAGCTGCTTCCTTTGTTCAATTATCAATTGTATACCATTGCTTTACCATTGTAGTTGAAAGCATGGAAGTAAGAAAAAAGGTTCTGTACTATTTGGTGTCTTGTGCAACTGTAGGTTTATCTGCATTAACGTTTATGGACCTCTCTGATGACTGATATTGACCTGTGCTGTTGCAGGCTTGGGAAGGGCGGGCTTATGACTATTGTATGGAAAACCTTAGGAACATGGGTTACCCTGTCGATGGGCTAGCATTTGATCCTGATCTGGTAAGATGTTATCTCGAGCATCCTAAAGGCATTTGGCAATTGGTGTTCTCTCTTGTTTGTAAAAAATGATCTTACATTTCACCATAAATTGTTCAGGTAATTAGAGGTCTGGTCATAGACAAAGAGAAAGGCAATTTGGTTAAAGCTGATCGATTTGGTTATATAAAAAGAGCTATGCATGGCACTAGAATGTTATCTACTCGGGCTGTGAGGTAAATGTCAGGCCTTGTAATTTGTTTTATGATACTGATAATCCAATCAGAAGCTTCTTGCTTTCTTGTTAGCTGCTTGCTTGTTAGCTTCTGTCATCAAACACTGCTGTAACTTATTGAAACACAGATCAGTTTTGCATTCAAGATAAGTGAATATGTACATAAGTTATTAATGAACAATGTAAGTTGACAACTTATTAAATATCCAGAACAATACAGTAATGGTATTTCATTAATTTTCTGTTAATTGTGAAAGTCTGACTTCTGAAGTAACTGGAGATTTGTAGCATATCATGATTGATTTCCTTTCAGGGCAACTCTTGCATACGTAACACACACATGCACACACATGGAAATGTACTTATTTATAGCTCAGTAGATTTCATTTATCAAAAACTGGAGTAATAGTTTCTGTAGTGCTTCTTAACTTTATATGCAATGGAAGTGAGATGTATGGGAGGGAACTGGTGGACCTGCGAAAGGAGAATCGGTGGGAATTTCTCAACACACTGTTCTCTGTGTCTGAAGCTGTGGCCTACATGCAGGTATGTTGCACTCGCTGTTGAAAATCACTCAACTTTCAGTTTCAGTAGAAGAGATATATCATCCCACAATATTCATTTTGCACTAGTATTCTGATTTAAGTTTTTGTGGCTTTGTCTTATCTTGGCAACAGGTAATGGGTTCTATTCGGTTGGTGTATTTATTTGATTGTTCAAGCATTAACTGTGTGTTATGAACCTTAATCGGGTTATAGGATAGTGAATGTTTATGTTCCAGTTTCCACTGTTGATTCTCTTGGGGCCATTTTGGCATTCCAAAATTTAAGTAGGTAGTAGAACACAAATGGGAGTTGAGAAATGTTCAAGATGTGAGGTTTGAGCATATGGAAGCTCAGATAAACTGCCTTACTCAACCTTATTCTTACTTAAAACATGAATATCAGTGTTTCCCTCACAATATATAAGGATGTTCCCCCTGTATTTAATGTAATTATGTCTTACTGTGATGAGACTACATTAATGATATATATTTGATTTCAGATGGTTGACAGATTGGACGATGGGACTATACCAGCTGATCTTTGCCCCCTTGATTATAAAGGGCTTTATAAGGTAATATGGTgcaagtattttaaattttatttatctttgatTAGAGATGTTTATTCCTCACAATTAGCATAAATCTCAGGCTGTTGGAAAAGCTCTCTTCTGGGCGCATGTTGAAGGTCGCCTTAAGGTTAACACCTCGTGCCAGTTTTTCTTTCCCCTGTATGGTGCTTTAATGGTGTACTTTGTTAACTCCAAATGACTTGTGGAATTTATGCAGAGTGAGATCATGTCTAAGCCAGAACAGTTTGTGGAGCCCGACCCAGAGTTACCATTGGCACTTCTGGATCAGAAGGAGGTATTGCCTGTAATGTGTTATTGTTTGCATAGACGTGATGCTCTTTTACTACTTAGTCTGTTCTTGTCATGAAACAGGCTGGCAAAAAACTTCTGCTTATTACGAATTCAGATTATCTTTATACGGACAAAATGATGCGGCATTCCTTTAATAGGTTTCTTCCCAATGATATGGGTTGGCGAGATTTATTTGACATTGTAAGTTTATGTTGGTTACTTCTTCCTTAATTCTTTTTGGTACATTGGCAGCAGTGAGGTCTAAACCTAGGATCTCATACTACTACTCCCCATACCCCTCACCACTAGACCATTCCTATTGCTTTTATCGTGGGATTTTGTTCTTGAATAATTTACAAAAGAAATTATTGTCTTGACATTGGAGGAAAGAAAAATACTGTTTTCTTCATGTCTTGTCTTATTATGAAATAAATTTTGCATTAATGAATGTTTTCATTTTTGATGGTTAGGTAATTGTGTCAGCAAGAAAACCAGAGTTTTTCCAAACGTCACATCCCATGTATGAAGTGGTGACTGGCGAGGGTCTGATGAAACCTTGCTTCAAGGCTCAAACAGGTAATTAGTATAATTGGTAGACTGTTACATTCTTTCTATGAAGTGGCTGGGGTCTGATGAATATTCCCATTGTTTTATGAAGTCTGTTACATTCTTcagaaaagggaaaaaaagaaaaaaaaaaagtcaggGTTAAATAGACACCTAGTCTTATATATTTAGTTATATATTTGTACTGATTCTTGTAACAGCCAAAATCATTATGAATTTCACTACCTGTATACATTGGTCACAGATGATCTTTCGGTCAACTGTTGTTTCCTTATTCGTTACAATAAATAGCCATGGAGCATTAGTCATAGATTGTGGATATGTTTACTATTTagatcacagtcattcattgaATTATTGATGTGCTACACTTACGTTCCACATGATTTGACTACCTGTACATGATCTAATATCTTCTGCAGGTGGTTTGTACTCGGGGGGAAGTGCACAGATGGTTGAAAATTCTCTCAATATTCATGGAGATGAGATATTGTATGTTGGTGACCATATTTACACTGATGTCAGTCAATCCAAGGTCCATTTGCGATGGCGAACAGCATTGATTTGTCGAGAACTGGAAGACGAGGTTGGTTCAATCAGTTTATGTTCCGATCATTTTTCTGAGCAAAGAAAGTTAAACTATGAAAGCTTTCCTGATCTTATTTCTCTATGGAAAAGAGCAATAAGATGAGCATATTGTGTGGCTTGACTGGATCCTATTATGAAATGTCATGATTTGGTTTTCAAATGTTAAAACTGCagtacaatgccctcattgggagCCGGATACATAGAGAATCATTGGTGGAACTTATAAATCAAAAGGAGGTTCTAGGGGATCTCTTCAACCAACTTCGGCTGGCTCTACAAAGGCGGAGTCATGACAGGCCTGCACAAGTAAGTTTTGGCTCCATTCTCCTATTATGTATTAAACTATTTAAGCTTCATTTTATTAATGCCGAGTACCTCTTGACATTGTTGAAAAATGAAAGCACTAGGCCTTTAAAATCTTCGTTTGCATTATATAGGCATTGTTCCTAGTACCTATGTTGCAAACCTCTGCTCCTACTACTAGTTTGTTGCCTCAATCAATCCCCTTGACCTTCCTAAGCTAAATATGATATCAAATACAATGACTAATCTTCTCAAAATATCCCTATAATTAATCCTGGTATATCATAAAAACTTGTGACATTAAAAGGccaaattaataattatatgtgATTTTGGGATGTTTTGTCCTTTACATGTCTACAAAGCTTTTTACCTTATCCCATATTATTTTTAAAGTGAGCCATTTTAGCTATTTTAATAATGGTAGTTAGTTTTGCTATGTACTTGAAGACCCTTGCAGCAACTAATATGAATGATGAGGACCTTACTGAAAGCATGCAAAAGCTATTAATTGTTATGCAAAGGCTAGATGAGAAAATTGCTCCAATGCTTGAGGCGGATGGAGAGCTCTTCAATTCAAGGTGAGCAAAAATTATTGATATTTGATTCAGAAACTCTTGGCTGTACCTTTGTATGTGCTTGCTTCATGGCTAAATATGCAAACCTTGCTTACTTTTGCAACTGACTTGCCATGGGAAAGAATTTGACTGGTAAACTGTGTACAGTCCTCAGCTCAAAATAGTCTGCATCTATAAAATATCAAAGATCCTCTGTCATGATGTTATGTTATCATGGAAAACATAAATGGTATGCAAATTCAAAATGCTGTAAAGAAATTGGCATCTTTTTTATTGGGCATTTTCTTGTCTAATTGTGCAAGGCAAGTAAAGGAGAGTCTTTCTTCTACCTTTCAACGCGGATGCTATTAACTCCATTGTATTTTTCTGCAACAGGTGGGGTTTTATATCCCGTGCTGGTCTCTGGGATAAAAGTCACTTGATGAGACAAATTGAGAAGTATGTACTTTCTTCTTGATGCCCTCTTCATCTATATCATACTGATTTCTTAAAAATGAGCattaatttatttcaatttcaGGTATGCTGATATTTATACCTCTAGGGTGTCTAATTTCTTATATTATACACCCTTCATGTATTTCCGTTCCCAGGAACAGGTATCCAGATCATCTTCTCCCTAAAGCATTATGTTTCTGTTTTGCGTTTCAGCTGACTCAAATGTGTTTCTGTGCTGCAGAACCTTGCGCATGATTCATACTCACACTTATGTTCACAAACTCAATATTAAGATTTCTTCCTAGGGAGAAATGGAGGTAAAAATGGTGGATAAATAAGAGAAATAAGAATCTTCTGCTGTTGACATTATGAGCATGTGTACTATTCATAACGATAGCAAGCCCATGAAGGACTTCAGCAGCAGTTTTCCCTTGGCCAAGTGGTCTTTAAGTTGGCCCCTATGATTGTAGGAGAGCCGCCCCATGCAAAGGGTAAAATAAATTTGCTGGGGGTTTATGTACTTATGCTTCCAACTGAATTCTTATTCAGGCTTTAATCTATATATATGGTGTAATATCCACAGCTTTGTGACTTGTGAGGAATTGTTATCCAAATTTGTCTCCCTATGGTTTTAAGTAAATTATATAACTACCATGATGGATGATAGGTGTTGAGGATTTCCTTTGTTAGTGACATTGTCCTTTTCTCTTTGGGAGCATAAATAAGTAAATTATATTGCTTGTTTTATGTTGTTCGTTTGGTTATTTCCTTTtcctatttctttttctttttgcgCTTTGAGTGAGTTGGAACAATTTAGTATAGTTTTTTGTTAAAAGTGATAGTTATTTTGAAATGAATGTAAtgtttagtaaaaatatattctgagaacatcaaaaatattttaatttaaaattttaaaaatactttgCAAATATATATCAATACTTGATTTTCAACTTAAAAGACTAGAATGTGAATAAAATAGACGTCAAAATGCTACTGATCCATACATTGCATTTTTGGATAAAGCAAATCCACAATTCTCATCAGAATTGCATCTTCAAAAATGGTAACCACCCTAAAAGCTACATCTCTAATCTAGGCTCCAGctcaaaaaatatcaaataaatgttacaaaatcaGGCCTATGATATACTTAGAATATTTGTTTTGCTTTCAAAGTATTTATTATCAATAGAATGGAACCTTGCATTTTCTTATGGTATGATGCCTACCATAGCTGTAAGCAGGAGAGTCTGGTGGTGGCAACAGGTGACTTTCATCATAGTTGATAGAAACAAGACAAAGCCCGTGAGGCGGAGCTGACAGAGAGTATTTCGCAAGCTCCTTTCGATCTCTACTTGCCAAAATATGCGGAACAATCCCAGGAGGGATAGCTTCCTTGCCAATTTGAAGCAACAAAGCCACCTGGAGAAGTCATTGCTGTCATGAAACTTATCTGAATACAATCTCTCTTGCCAAGTTGCAAGAATTAGTCACAAGAAAGAATGTTTACCATGTTTCGAACTTGTCTATATAAGAAACCTGAACCTTCAACTTCTACCTGCAAAAGAGCTCCCTAGAAATAGATATTGAAGTGATCAGCTTTATAAGCCTTAAAATCTTCACATAAAAGTATCAGAAGCCAGAGGAAACTGATTAAGAACAAGATGAGTACCATTTCTTTCACCTCAAATCGGAAAATGTGCTTTACAGGATCCGGCACCCGATCATTGTGGGATGCATTGGCAAATGCAGAGAAGTCATGCTTCCCAACAAAATATTTTGCAGCTTCTTGCATGACAGCGCTATTGAGTTTATACACACTATGGTAAGCAAAATGCCGCTGGAAAGGATCCATGATGCTATCATTGTATATCTTGTAATGGTAAATCTTACTTTTGGCAGAAAATCGAGCATGGAATTCAGCTGATGCAGGGCTGATCTCTCTAACCCGGATATCAGTAGGAAGAAGACCATTCAAAGCCGCATGAATTTCTTCCAAGTTTTTGTAGTTAAATGGCATAAAGAAATGTGCAACCTGCAGCATGGTAAGTTATAAAATTTTCACTGGTTTCCACTAGAAACCACATGAAAGGAACAAAGTCAGACCTGACCCCAGGCGTGGACTCCTGTATCGGTCCTGCTTGCACCGACCAACCGCAGATCCTTCCTTTCAAGCTTTGTTGCTTTAATCAAAGCTTTTTCCACAGTGCATTGCACAGTTGGGGGAGATTGCTGATATTGCCAGCCTGAAAACATAACCATCACTCTATCGGGGACATCAAAGAATTCATGTTTAAATTACATATTTTATACACTAGTACTCGAAAATTGCACCTTTCTATACAGCTCAAAACCCAGGAAATGAGGAGGATTTGATTACTGCTATGATTACATCAAAGATCAAAACTTGATTAAAAAGTTTGGGACTTTCAACTTGTATTATTATGGGCATAATGTTTGAAATTATTGACATCAACTGAAATTGAACAATTATTCACAATGCTTGAGACACTGTGTCCTTATATCTTACAACTAGTGAACAAAGCAATCTTATTGGCAATGAATAATGCCATAGccattgaagaaaaagagaaaatgagaaaaacaaacaCACACAAGCAAGGGGTAAAAAAAAACAGAACAACCAGGTTCAACAGGACagagaaacagaaaaaaaagataCCCAAGTAAAAAATGTTTTCAAGTTGAGAGCTTTATGGATGAAATGGAATACCcgaattaaaaaatgaaaaagaatgaAGCAAACCTGCATAGTGAGTGCCATCGTAAGCCAAAATAAGGCGCCATTTATAGTCTTGTTGAATGGGCTTCACCCCATTTTCCAGCTCCACAGGAGCAAACGAATTCAACTGAGATCCAaacaaagagagaagaaaacaatTTCTTACTATGAACAGAGAGACGGAGAGAGAGAAACATAGAGAACGAGATGAGAGAATATATCATACCGAAAGAATGGAAACCGGAGATGGTGGAGCAACCAGAGCTGCTACTGCATAGTTCATCTCTCACAATCAAACACACCTATTCCCCCTTTATCCATTTTATTTTTGTAGATTTTTTCCTTtatattttcattgttcttcataTAATCATATGCTTATTTTTCacattagtttaattttgataattaatgGTACAAAAaacggctaattttttttatacgaACAAAATTGTGTGTAATTCATCATCATAGATCATTGGTGTGTTTTTCTTaaatatgaattaatttttttttttaattttgagtaACAAATCGGACCCTCAAATTTGGGGAAGTAGAAAAATAAATCTGACCCTCAGATTTgtatattgaaaaaaaatttaaaataaaaaaactcaaaTCTAACCTTCagatttgtattttttaaaaaaaaaaaattaaaaccacAAATTTAACCCTCAGATTTGTTGttatcaacaaaaaaaaattttaaaatcctcAGATTTGTGGTAtccatataaataaaaaacatataaaGTTTTCACCTTATTTAAAAACACCACCTTCTACCCgcatattaaaaatacaaagcGACAAAAAACTTGTACactataatttaatttgatttactcATTTTAATAgttgtataaaatataaaaagtatagtattcatataaaaaaaaatagttattaaattaattattatatattaatgtatacattaatatatattttatatagatAATGAATTTGATATTGTTTCACTCGTTTCTTTTCTGTTGATTCCGACAGATAGTGTCAAAATGAACATGTGTCAAAATCTTATTTAGAGAACAGATACGATTCCTCTCTCAAAAGAGTGAGCTCGACCTGAAATTTACTTAATCAGTACCTTTATTGGATCAATAGATTGCAAAGCTTCGATCGATGAACTTAGTACAAGCAAAGAACTTtataataataagaaataacCAATAAAATTAACGATAATGAAAAGTGCAATGATAATGAAGAAATGAAACGATAAAATAAGTTGCAATAAAAGAAATCATAGAACAAGCAAAAAGAAGATACGAAAAAGAAacgaagaaaataaaagaaaactaagTGATGACATTCAACACTCACATGTACAAACATTTCATTCTTTCGTGCATCAGTGTGGCAAAAAATTTTGCAGAATTTTAGTGCTTAGAGTAGGTTGCAATGCATGTCTATGTTGATTTCAATCTTCTTATTTATAAAGACAGCTCTTGGCAGTTACTCCCTTTCTTTTTTACGTTCGTCCTTCAACTTATTCCCCAAAATTTGTACCATGTTCCCCACTCTAAGCCTGAGAGTCAAGTAAAAAATCTTGATGCTCAACTCAAAATAACCGTTAGTCAACTTTTTTCGCACAATCTCTAACTTCGACTCTCCTCCTGATCGACTTAGTTCACAGTCGAGGTTCATTCTAGTCGAGGAACtcatttttacttaaaaaaaattgccCCTTTAAAATTTgctattttgtttaaaaatacaaattttatatgTTTGGAATCATATGCTTGGAACAtgtcttttttaaaaaagatattttagttATACCATGCTAAAACGGCGCACTTTTCTCGAGGATATATAACGTTTCCTTTCCTAATTTCAAAGCCAAAACCCTATCTTTCTTCTCCAAGTGACAATTCACCCACGACTTCTCAACCCATTCTTCATTCAAGTACTGCACCATCCATGATTACTGATTCTTCTTCCTCGGCAACCATGGCTACTACCTCCTCTGTAGTGGCCACCTCGATGGCTCCTATATCGGCAACTGCTACTTCATCATCTGTTCTTCCGTCAGTCACTGTCGTTATAGCTACTTCTTCCCAACCTTCCGAAGAAGATGACGATGTTGTGATTATTCCTCCTTCCTAATTAGTGGTTGGAGCGACTGAATTTTACAATGATGATGGGTTTTGAGGGCCCAAAATCCAAATGTCGAGACCTCTGAACTTTGGCACAGCCAGGTATTCTTTCCATTCTCAGTCAATAGAGTATTGCATTCTTTCTTAGGTCTGATAGTCATTTCAGAACAAATCCAATTCATTTTCTCATTCTTTTCATCACCCCCAGAATATTTACCATTAATTTTctgtaaaaatattaaaaccCTCATATTTTGCTGATCGCTTTTTTAGAACTACTCCCCCTAGAAATTTGAGATTTTACTTTTCATACTGAATGTCCTGACTTGCATGAGTGTATAAACTTGTTTGAAAAGCTATCAATATCTTTCATACCCTAAAATTAGCAACCTTTGATCTTTCCTACACGACTTCTTTGCTAGAGGTGAGTCTATGCTTTTAGTGTCTTGCTACCAACAACTTTCATTTTTCATATAGAATGATGGGTCTGACTTATCGATGGTATTTGTCTTTCTCAGCTTTCTTGGACAAAACCCAAAACTATGTCTTCTATAGGTACTTTTTGACACTTTCTCTCTATTCTCTTCGATATAAAAAAAGATCACAATGTCTCATACTTTtctaatcctttttcttttcgACCTAGTACTATTCTTCACCTGAATTCCTTCACTTCTTCTCAGCCAGCAAACCAAGCAATAGTCGATGACTTATGGGATAGGATATTAACTCCCCAAGTTCTTCTTGTTAGTCTACTGCAAGAATTGACCTGAGCCCTTAAAAAAAACTTGTCACTTACTCTCCTTAGTACGTTGCTCGACAATTTGGGATAGCTCAATCATTACCTTCACCCTTCTCTCTTGACCCTGGAGCACAATAGTTCATTATGAAGTGTCAGAGGTTGAGGATCTGACCAAGATGTTGGACCTGAACCATAAAAAAATGTCGATCTGGTATCGGCATTTAGATATCACCCGTTGCTTCTTGTCGACCCCTAGTTTTCATGATTCGTGATTAAAGTACTTTTATTCTCTTTGTGACTTTGTCGAAGAAGCTTTTGTTAATTTGGTCTTTTCTACTTGTGCAGACTGCACCAGCACCGAAGAAGACCAGAAGTAAACACATAACTGAAATTGTAAAGTTTGAGAAATACTATCAAGTTAAATGGCACTTTAGGAAGGTGAAATGGATTTTTAATGAGGCTTTAGAGGtatggaaaaagaaaagggagGTACATTTTAACAGGCGTCTCAACCGATTTTTTCCAAAGCTCGCGCTAAAGATCTTTTGGCCAAAAGAGAATCCTTTATGCGTCCTTTTAAAAACTCTTCTTTTTCTAATGCCCTTTCAGATATACTCCCTAACCCTCATAAAAAGGGGCTTTAGGGGTAATTTATGAACTCTAGAAAAAAGATCCAAGGACGTGTGGAATAACTTCGACTAATCTCGAGTATGGTCGAGACACTCATCATGTAATGAGTGCTTGGACGAGGATCTTTGATATCCTCCAGGTACTTCATACCTTTTAGATTGATTATTGAAAGTCTCTTATTATAACTTCTTTCAACGCAGGTGCTTGACCGACCATCATTACCGGAGTTGCTACCGACCTTCCCCAAGTTGAAGAACTCTGGGATTTGGACGAAGATAT
Above is a genomic segment from Arachis stenosperma cultivar V10309 chromosome 1, arast.V10309.gnm1.PFL2, whole genome shotgun sequence containing:
- the LOC130940922 gene encoding uncharacterized protein LOC130940922 — protein: MNYAVAALVAPPSPVSILSLNSFAPVELENGVKPIQQDYKWRLILAYDGTHYAGWQYQQSPPTVQCTVEKALIKATKLERKDLRLVGASRTDTGVHAWGQVAHFFMPFNYKNLEEIHAALNGLLPTDIRVREISPASAEFHARFSAKSKIYHYKIYNDSIMDPFQRHFAYHSVYKLNSAVMQEAAKYFVGKHDFSAFANASHNDRVPDPVKHIFRFEVKEMGALLQVEVEGSGFLYRQVRNMVALLLQIGKEAIPPGIVPHILASRDRKELAKYSLSAPPHGLCLVSINYDESHLLPPPDSPAYSYGRHHTIRKCKVPFY
- the LOC130944673 gene encoding uncharacterized protein LOC130944673 → MFSAEVFGVFAVHGADVSPAPATATNTNYTSCFKKPAPSSHSVVNTVRFPKASSATLCRCSVDSKSAVGGEVFSVTPSGKSDVDYLGESTKGDLNVKLEHLEAFGIDGNGALEGPIEEVARAETIEAEDLLKDLGIPSPSSARNSPRGIFCSRTLNLRSISAIGYDMDYTLVHYNVMAWEGRAYDYCMENLRNMGYPVDGLAFDPDLVIRGLVIDKEKGNLVKADRFGYIKRAMHGTRMLSTRAVSEMYGRELVDLRKENRWEFLNTLFSVSEAVAYMQMVDRLDDGTIPADLCPLDYKGLYKAVGKALFWAHVEGRLKSEIMSKPEQFVEPDPELPLALLDQKEAGKKLLLITNSDYLYTDKMMRHSFNRFLPNDMGWRDLFDIVIVSARKPEFFQTSHPMYEVVTGEGLMKPCFKAQTGGLYSGGSAQMVENSLNIHGDEILYVGDHIYTDVSQSKVHLRWRTALICRELEDEYNALIGSRIHRESLVELINQKEVLGDLFNQLRLALQRRSHDRPAQTLAATNMNDEDLTESMQKLLIVMQRLDEKIAPMLEADGELFNSRWGFISRAGLWDKSHLMRQIEKYADIYTSRVSNFLYYTPFMYFRSQEQNLAHDSYSHLCSQTQY